Proteins found in one Cellulomonas palmilytica genomic segment:
- the ruvX gene encoding Holliday junction resolvase RuvX, with amino-acid sequence MAHAPSGASDPGTPRPDAPDDHAALVRGPRLAVDVGTVRVGLAASDPDGTLATPVETLARDSRDRPGRLPKDVARIVREARERCAGCVYVGLPRHLSGAESASSHSARAYAGTLAQAVAPIEVRLVDERMSTVSAHQALFASGRSGRRHRDVVDQAAAVVILQYALDAERATGHRPGERVEVDPSLGPAGQGAVGDATDDGGATRT; translated from the coding sequence ATGGCGCACGCGCCGTCCGGCGCGTCCGACCCGGGGACACCTCGGCCGGACGCGCCGGACGACCACGCCGCGCTCGTGCGCGGCCCGCGGCTCGCGGTCGACGTCGGCACGGTGCGGGTCGGCCTCGCGGCCAGCGACCCGGACGGCACCCTCGCGACGCCCGTCGAGACGCTCGCCCGCGACTCGCGCGACCGTCCGGGACGGCTGCCCAAGGACGTCGCACGGATCGTGCGAGAGGCGCGCGAGCGATGTGCGGGGTGTGTGTACGTCGGTCTGCCCCGGCACCTTTCGGGTGCGGAAAGCGCGTCCTCACACTCCGCGCGCGCGTACGCTGGCACACTGGCGCAGGCCGTCGCACCGATCGAGGTGCGGCTGGTCGATGAGCGGATGAGCACGGTGTCCGCGCATCAGGCGCTGTTTGCGTCCGGCCGATCCGGACGCCGCCACCGCGACGTGGTCGACCAGGCCGCAGCGGTGGTGATCCTGCAGTACGCGTTGGACGCCGAGCGTGCGACGGGACACCGTCCCGGAGAACGGGTCGAGGTGGACCCCTCGCTCGGGCCGGCGGGTCAGGGGGCTGTGGGCGACGCGACGGACGACGGTGGAGCGACGCGGACGTGA
- the alaS gene encoding alanine--tRNA ligase, whose product MRTAEIRQRWLDFFSARGHAVVPSAPLISPDPSTLFVIAGMVPFIPYMLGEQTPPWPRATSVQKCVRTLDIEEVGKTTRHGTFFQMNGNFSFGDYFKEGAITYAWELVTGSQADGGYGFDPDSIWVTVFHDDDEAAALWKRIAGLPDERIQRRGMKDNFWSTGARGPAGPCSEIYVDRGPQYGAEGGPVVDEDRYLEIWNLVFMQYERDNGGTKESFPILGDLKQKNIDTGMGLERVAYLLQGVDNLYEIDQVRPVIDGAVQMSGRRYGADHDDDVRMRVVADHVRSGLMLMGDGVTPSNEGRGYVLRRLLRRSIRAMRLLGVDDPALPVLLPMSRDAMKDSYPELEREFDRISQVAYAEEEAFRRTLAAGTTILDTAVASAKASTPAAAGARPVLSGADAFQLHDTYGFPIDLTLEMAEEHGVDVDREAFRTLMAEQRARARADALAKRAGHANLVAYQDLHQTLASESAKPVTFVGYTDAQARAKVVGLLVDGVPAPAATAPADVEVVLDVTPFYAEAGGQQADTGTIVLDNGARIEVDDVQAPLKGLSVHHGRLVDGTVTLGEPGTASIDTARRRAIARAHTATHLVHKALHESLGETATQAGSLNAPSRLRFDFRSPSATPSEVVAEIEARVNERLQDDLEVTDSIKPIDEARAMGAMALFGEKYGNEVRVVSIGGDWSLELCAGTHVRRSGELGLVTLLSESAIGSGVRRVDALVGAGAYGYQAKERALVGQLSGLLGARPDELAERVSGLMTKLKESEKELAALRQAQVLALAGSLASGAEQVGVTRVVAHDAGEQSPDDLRTLVLDVRSRLGESAPSVVAVGGVAKGRPVVVVATNAAAREAGLKAGALVRTASQVLGGGGGGKDDLAQGGGSDAGKLADALAAVRTAVAS is encoded by the coding sequence ATGCGTACCGCCGAGATCCGCCAGCGCTGGCTCGACTTCTTCTCCGCCCGCGGCCACGCGGTCGTGCCGTCGGCCCCGCTCATCTCGCCCGACCCGTCGACGCTGTTCGTGATCGCGGGCATGGTGCCGTTCATCCCGTACATGCTCGGTGAGCAGACCCCGCCGTGGCCGCGCGCCACGAGCGTGCAGAAGTGCGTGCGCACGCTCGACATCGAGGAGGTCGGCAAGACCACCCGCCACGGCACGTTCTTCCAGATGAACGGCAACTTCTCCTTCGGCGACTACTTCAAGGAGGGGGCGATCACCTACGCCTGGGAGCTCGTCACGGGCAGCCAGGCGGACGGCGGGTACGGCTTCGACCCCGACTCGATCTGGGTGACGGTCTTCCACGACGACGACGAGGCGGCTGCGCTGTGGAAGCGCATCGCCGGCCTGCCCGACGAGCGCATCCAGCGCCGTGGCATGAAGGACAACTTCTGGTCCACGGGTGCGCGCGGCCCGGCGGGCCCGTGCTCGGAGATCTACGTCGACCGCGGCCCGCAGTACGGCGCCGAGGGGGGCCCGGTCGTCGACGAGGACCGGTACCTCGAGATCTGGAACCTCGTGTTCATGCAGTACGAGCGGGACAACGGCGGCACCAAGGAGTCGTTCCCGATCCTCGGCGACCTCAAGCAGAAGAACATCGACACGGGCATGGGCCTGGAGCGCGTCGCGTACCTGCTGCAGGGCGTCGACAACCTGTACGAGATCGACCAGGTGCGTCCCGTCATCGACGGCGCGGTGCAGATGTCCGGCCGCCGCTACGGCGCCGACCACGACGACGACGTGCGCATGCGGGTCGTGGCCGACCACGTGCGCTCGGGGCTCATGCTCATGGGCGACGGCGTGACGCCGTCGAACGAGGGCCGCGGCTACGTGCTGCGGCGTCTGCTGCGCCGCTCGATCCGCGCGATGCGCCTGCTCGGCGTCGACGACCCGGCGCTGCCCGTCCTGCTGCCAATGAGCCGCGACGCGATGAAGGACTCCTACCCGGAGCTCGAGCGGGAGTTCGACCGCATCAGCCAGGTCGCGTACGCGGAGGAGGAGGCGTTCCGCCGTACCCTCGCTGCGGGCACGACGATCCTCGACACGGCCGTCGCGAGCGCCAAGGCGAGCACGCCGGCCGCCGCGGGCGCTCGTCCCGTGCTCTCGGGTGCGGACGCGTTCCAGCTGCACGACACGTACGGCTTCCCGATCGACCTCACGCTCGAGATGGCCGAGGAGCACGGCGTCGACGTCGACCGCGAGGCGTTCCGCACGCTCATGGCGGAGCAGCGCGCGCGGGCGCGTGCCGACGCCCTCGCCAAGCGCGCCGGTCACGCGAACCTGGTCGCGTACCAGGACCTGCACCAGACGCTCGCGTCGGAGTCGGCGAAGCCCGTGACGTTCGTCGGCTACACCGACGCGCAGGCGCGCGCGAAGGTCGTCGGGCTGCTCGTCGACGGCGTCCCCGCGCCCGCGGCGACCGCCCCGGCGGACGTCGAGGTCGTGCTCGACGTGACGCCGTTCTACGCCGAGGCCGGCGGTCAGCAGGCCGACACCGGCACGATCGTGCTCGACAACGGTGCGCGCATCGAGGTCGACGACGTGCAGGCTCCGCTCAAGGGCCTGTCGGTGCACCACGGCCGCCTGGTCGACGGCACCGTGACGCTCGGCGAGCCCGGGACCGCGTCGATCGACACCGCGCGCCGCCGGGCGATCGCGCGGGCGCACACCGCCACGCACCTGGTGCACAAGGCGCTGCACGAGTCGCTCGGCGAGACCGCCACGCAGGCGGGCTCGCTCAACGCGCCCAGCCGGCTGCGGTTCGACTTCCGCTCGCCGTCCGCCACGCCCTCCGAGGTCGTCGCGGAGATCGAGGCGCGCGTCAACGAGCGCCTGCAGGACGACCTCGAGGTCACGGACTCGATCAAGCCGATCGACGAGGCGCGCGCGATGGGCGCGATGGCGCTGTTCGGCGAGAAGTACGGCAACGAGGTGCGCGTCGTGTCGATCGGCGGTGACTGGTCGCTCGAGCTCTGCGCGGGTACGCACGTGCGCCGCTCCGGCGAGCTCGGGCTCGTCACGCTGCTCTCGGAGTCGGCGATCGGCTCGGGCGTGCGGCGCGTCGACGCCCTCGTCGGCGCGGGCGCGTACGGCTACCAGGCCAAGGAGCGCGCGCTCGTCGGACAGCTCTCGGGCCTGCTGGGCGCGCGTCCCGACGAGCTCGCCGAGCGCGTCTCGGGCCTCATGACCAAGCTCAAGGAGTCCGAGAAGGAGCTCGCGGCGCTGCGCCAGGCGCAGGTCCTGGCCCTCGCGGGCTCGCTCGCCTCGGGTGCCGAGCAGGTCGGTGTCACGCGCGTCGTCGCGCACGACGCGGGGGAGCAGTCGCCCGACGACCTGCGCACGCTCGTGCTCGACGTGCGGTCGCGGCTCGGCGAGTCCGCGCCGAGCGTCGTCGCGGTCGGCGGTGTCGCCAAGGGTCGCCCGGTCGTCGTCGTCGCGACGAACGCCGCGGCGCGCGAGGCGGGCCTCAAGGCCGGTGCGCTTGTCCGCACGGCGTCGCAGGTCCTCGGCGGCGGTGGCGGTGGCAAGGACGACCTCGCGCAGGGCGGCGGCTCCGACGCCGGCAAGCTGGCCGACGCGCTCGCCGCGGTGCGGACCGCGGTCGCGTCCTGA